A window of Pseudomonas monteilii contains these coding sequences:
- a CDS encoding TonB box-like protein, with translation MHIQPGIYRHYKGPEYRVLGTAQHSETEEWLVFYQALYGEFGLWVRPLAMFQEQVEVDGESVARFALIEPQESPLATLGKATG, from the coding sequence ATGCACATTCAGCCAGGCATCTATCGTCATTACAAAGGGCCCGAGTACCGCGTGCTCGGCACCGCGCAACACTCTGAAACCGAAGAGTGGCTGGTGTTCTACCAGGCGCTGTATGGTGAGTTCGGCTTGTGGGTACGTCCCTTGGCCATGTTCCAGGAGCAGGTCGAGGTCGATGGGGAATCGGTGGCGCGTTTCGCGCTGATCGAGCCGCAGGAGAGCCCCTTGGCGACGCTCGGCAAGGCGACCGGTTGA
- a CDS encoding TetR family transcriptional regulator, whose protein sequence is MAQSETVERILDAAEQLFAEKGFAETSLRLITSKAGVNLAAVNYHFGSKKALIQAVFSRFLGPFCASLERELEQRQARPERQDSLEALLEMLVEQALAVQPRSNNDLSIFMRLLGLAFSESQGHLRRYLEDMYGKVFRRYMQLVNEAAPRIPPLELFWRVHFMLGAAAFSMSGIKALRAISETEFGVDTSIEQVMRLMVPFLAAGMRADSGVTDAAMAAAQVRPRSKSSPAKA, encoded by the coding sequence ATGGCTCAATCGGAAACTGTCGAACGCATCCTCGATGCGGCAGAGCAGCTGTTCGCGGAAAAAGGGTTCGCGGAAACCTCTCTGCGCCTGATCACCAGCAAGGCCGGTGTCAATCTGGCTGCGGTAAATTACCACTTCGGCTCGAAGAAGGCGCTGATCCAGGCCGTCTTTTCGCGCTTTCTCGGCCCGTTCTGCGCCAGCCTCGAGCGCGAGCTCGAGCAGCGGCAGGCACGCCCCGAGCGTCAGGACAGCCTCGAGGCGCTGCTGGAGATGCTGGTCGAGCAGGCGTTGGCCGTACAGCCGCGCAGCAACAATGACCTGTCGATCTTCATGCGTCTGCTGGGCCTTGCCTTCAGCGAAAGCCAGGGGCACCTGCGCCGCTACCTGGAAGACATGTATGGCAAGGTCTTTCGCCGGTACATGCAGCTGGTGAACGAGGCCGCGCCGCGTATTCCTCCCCTCGAACTGTTCTGGCGCGTGCATTTCATGCTGGGCGCGGCCGCCTTCAGCATGTCCGGCATCAAGGCCTTGCGCGCCATTTCCGAAACCGAGTTCGGGGTCGATACCTCCATCGAGCAGGTGATGCGCCTGATGGTGCCGTTCCTGGCCGCCGGCATGCGCGCCGACAGCGGGGTGACCGACGCCGCCATGGCCGCTGCCCAGGTGCGGCCACGCAGCAAGTCGAGCCCTGCCAAGGCCTGA
- a CDS encoding DNA topoisomerase I subunit omega (catalyzes the ATP-dependent breakage of single-stranded DNA followed by passage and rejoining, maintains net negative superhelicity), translated as MGKSLVIVESPAKAKTINKYLGNQYVVKSSIGHIRDLPTSGSASASKELAAKRGKAAAEGPVLSPKEKARKQLINRMGVDPDHGWKAKYEILPGKEKVIDELRRLAKDADTIYLATDLDREGEAIAWHLREAIGGDDSRYKRVVFNEITKKAIQEAFAQPGELDIARVNAQQARRFLDRVVGYMVSPLLWSKIARGLSAGRVQSVAVKLVVEREREIRAFNPEEYWEIHADLGTTRGAKVRFDVARENGEAFRPLNEAQAMAALDKLKASSYSIVKREDRPTSSKPSAPFITSTLQQAASNRLGFGVKKTMMMAQRLYEAGYITYMRTDSTNLSVDAVSMAREYIEQEFGKQYLPESPVVYGSKEGAQEAHEAIRPSDVNTHPSKLSGMERDAERLYELIWRQFLACQMPPAQYLSTSVTVAAGEFELRAKGRILKFDGYTRVLPQQSRPGEDDVLPEMTKGEALELLQLDPSQHFTKPPARFTEASLVKEMEKRGIGRPSTYAAIISTIQDRGYVTLHNRRFHSEKMGDIVTERLGESFANLMDYGFTAGMEENLDDVAQGERDWKNVLDEFYGDFSKKLQHAESAESGMRANLPTLTNIPCKECGRPMMIRTASTGVFLGCSGYSLPPKERCKATVNLVPGDEIAEDDEGESESRVLRSKHRCPICATAMDAYLLDEKHKLHICGNNPDCPGYEIEEGSYRIKGYEGPSIECDKCGSEMQLKTGRFGKFFGCTNPACKNTRKLLKSGEAAPPKMDAVKMPELKCEKVDDTYVLRDGASGLFLAASQFPKNRETRAPLVMEIVPHKDEIDPKYHFLCEAPQKDPEGRPTVIRYSRKTKEQYVQSEVDGKPTGWKAFYDGGAWKVEDKR; from the coding sequence ATGGGCAAATCGCTGGTCATAGTGGAATCCCCGGCCAAGGCCAAGACCATCAACAAGTACTTGGGCAACCAGTACGTGGTGAAGTCGAGTATCGGCCATATCCGCGACCTTCCCACCAGCGGTTCGGCCAGCGCGTCCAAGGAGCTTGCCGCCAAGCGCGGCAAGGCTGCGGCCGAAGGGCCGGTCCTGTCGCCGAAGGAAAAGGCGCGCAAGCAGCTGATCAATCGCATGGGCGTCGACCCGGACCATGGCTGGAAAGCCAAGTACGAGATCCTGCCGGGCAAGGAAAAGGTCATCGACGAGTTGCGGCGCCTGGCCAAGGACGCCGACACCATCTATCTCGCGACCGACCTTGACCGCGAAGGGGAGGCCATCGCCTGGCACTTGCGCGAGGCCATTGGGGGCGATGACAGTCGCTACAAGCGCGTGGTGTTCAACGAGATCACCAAGAAAGCCATCCAGGAGGCCTTCGCTCAACCTGGCGAACTCGACATCGCCCGGGTCAATGCCCAGCAGGCGCGTCGTTTCCTCGACCGCGTGGTGGGCTACATGGTGTCGCCCCTGCTCTGGTCGAAGATCGCCCGTGGGCTGTCGGCCGGTCGGGTGCAGTCGGTAGCGGTCAAGCTGGTGGTCGAGCGTGAGCGTGAGATCCGTGCCTTCAACCCTGAAGAATACTGGGAAATCCACGCCGACCTTGGCACCACGCGCGGCGCCAAGGTGCGTTTCGACGTGGCCCGCGAGAACGGCGAAGCCTTCCGGCCGCTGAACGAAGCCCAGGCCATGGCCGCGCTGGACAAGCTCAAGGCCTCCAGCTACAGCATCGTCAAGCGTGAAGACCGTCCGACCAGCAGCAAGCCATCGGCACCTTTCATCACCTCGACCCTGCAGCAGGCCGCCAGCAACCGTCTGGGCTTCGGCGTGAAGAAGACCATGATGATGGCGCAGCGCTTGTACGAAGCGGGCTACATCACCTACATGCGAACCGACTCCACCAACCTGTCGGTCGACGCGGTGAGCATGGCGCGCGAGTACATCGAGCAGGAGTTCGGCAAGCAGTACCTGCCGGAGTCGCCGGTGGTCTACGGCAGCAAGGAAGGCGCGCAGGAGGCTCACGAAGCCATTCGCCCGTCCGACGTGAACACGCACCCGAGCAAGCTCAGTGGCATGGAGCGTGATGCCGAGCGTCTCTACGAGCTGATCTGGCGCCAGTTCCTGGCCTGCCAGATGCCACCGGCGCAGTACCTGTCGACCAGCGTGACCGTGGCGGCCGGTGAGTTCGAGCTGCGTGCCAAGGGGCGCATCCTCAAGTTCGATGGTTATACCCGTGTGCTGCCACAGCAAAGCCGTCCCGGCGAGGACGACGTGCTGCCTGAAATGACCAAGGGTGAAGCGCTCGAGCTGCTCCAGCTCGACCCGAGCCAGCATTTCACCAAGCCACCGGCGCGGTTCACCGAAGCCAGTCTGGTCAAGGAAATGGAAAAGCGCGGCATCGGCCGTCCGTCCACCTATGCGGCGATCATCTCGACCATTCAGGACCGGGGTTACGTGACCTTGCACAACCGTCGTTTCCACTCGGAAAAGATGGGCGATATCGTCACCGAACGCCTGGGCGAAAGCTTCGCCAACCTGATGGACTATGGTTTCACCGCCGGCATGGAAGAAAACCTCGACGACGTGGCGCAGGGCGAGCGCGACTGGAAGAACGTCCTTGACGAGTTCTACGGCGATTTCAGCAAGAAACTGCAGCACGCCGAGTCCGCCGAGAGCGGCATGCGCGCCAACCTGCCGACCTTGACCAACATTCCGTGCAAGGAATGCGGGCGTCCGATGATGATCCGTACCGCCTCCACGGGCGTGTTCCTGGGCTGCTCGGGCTACAGCCTGCCTCCCAAGGAACGCTGCAAGGCCACCGTCAACTTGGTGCCGGGCGACGAGATCGCCGAGGATGACGAGGGTGAGTCCGAGTCGCGCGTGCTCCGCAGCAAGCACCGTTGCCCGATCTGCGCCACGGCCATGGATGCCTACCTGCTCGACGAGAAGCACAAGCTGCACATCTGCGGCAACAACCCTGATTGCCCAGGCTACGAGATCGAAGAGGGCAGCTATCGGATCAAGGGCTACGAAGGCCCGAGCATCGAGTGCGACAAGTGCGGCAGCGAGATGCAGCTCAAGACAGGCCGCTTCGGCAAGTTCTTCGGGTGCACCAACCCGGCGTGCAAGAACACCCGCAAGCTGCTCAAGAGTGGCGAAGCCGCTCCGCCGAAGATGGACGCGGTGAAGATGCCCGAGCTCAAGTGCGAGAAGGTCGACGACACCTACGTGCTGCGTGATGGGGCATCGGGCCTGTTTCTGGCGGCCAGCCAGTTCCCGAAGAACCGCGAGACCCGCGCGCCGCTGGTGATGGAGATCGTCCCGCACAAGGACGAAATCGATCCCAAGTACCACTTCCTTTGCGAAGCGCCGCAGAAAGACCCCGAAGGGCGTCCTACGGTCATCCGCTACAGCCGCAAGACCAAGGAGCAGTACGTGCAGTCCGAAGTCGACGGCAAACCGACCGGGTGGAAAGCGTTCTACGACGGCGGGGCCTGGAAGGTCGAAGACAAGCGCTGA
- the fadA gene encoding 3-ketoacyl-CoA thiolase (FadA; fatty acid oxidation complex component beta; functions in a heterotetramer with FadB; similar to FadI2J2 complex; functions in beta-oxidation of fatty acids) — MSLNPRDVVIVDFGRTPMGRSKGGMHRNTRAEDMSAHLITQLLQRNAKVDPKEVEDVIWGCVNQTLEQGWNIARMASLLTPIPHTSGAQTVSRLCGSSMSALHTAAQAIMTGNGDVFVVGGVEHMGHVSMMHGVDPNPHLSLHAAKASGMMGLTAEMLGRMHGITREQQDLFGLRSHQLAHKATVEGKFKDEIIPMQGHDEQGFLKVFDYDETIRPETTLEGLAALKPAFNPKGGTVTAGTSSQITDGASCMIVMSAQRAQDLGIQPMAVIRSMAVAGVDPAIMGYGPVPATQKALKRAGLTIADIDFFELNEAFAAQALPVLKDLKVLDQMNEKVNLHGGAIALGHPFGCSGARISGTLLNVMKQNGGTLGVATMCVGLGQGITTVFERV, encoded by the coding sequence ATGAGCCTGAATCCAAGAGACGTGGTAATCGTCGACTTCGGTCGCACACCCATGGGCCGCTCCAAAGGCGGCATGCACCGCAACACCCGCGCCGAAGACATGTCGGCGCACCTGATCACCCAGCTGCTGCAGCGCAACGCCAAGGTCGATCCCAAGGAAGTCGAGGACGTGATCTGGGGCTGCGTCAACCAGACCCTGGAGCAGGGCTGGAACATCGCGCGCATGGCCTCGCTGCTGACGCCGATCCCGCACACCAGCGGCGCGCAGACCGTCAGCCGTCTGTGCGGCTCCTCCATGAGCGCGCTGCACACCGCCGCTCAGGCCATCATGACCGGTAACGGCGATGTATTCGTGGTCGGCGGCGTGGAGCACATGGGCCACGTCAGCATGATGCACGGTGTCGATCCCAACCCGCACCTGTCGCTGCACGCGGCCAAGGCCTCGGGCATGATGGGCCTGACGGCCGAGATGCTGGGCCGGATGCACGGCATCACCCGTGAGCAGCAGGACCTGTTCGGCCTGCGTTCGCATCAGCTGGCCCACAAGGCCACGGTCGAGGGCAAGTTCAAGGACGAGATCATCCCCATGCAAGGGCATGACGAGCAGGGCTTCCTCAAGGTCTTCGACTACGACGAGACCATCCGTCCGGAAACCACCCTCGAAGGCCTGGCGGCGCTGAAGCCGGCCTTCAATCCCAAGGGCGGCACCGTGACCGCGGGCACCTCCTCGCAGATCACCGATGGCGCGTCGTGCATGATCGTGATGTCGGCCCAGCGCGCCCAGGACCTGGGCATCCAGCCGATGGCAGTGATCCGCTCGATGGCGGTGGCCGGGGTGGATCCGGCCATCATGGGCTACGGGCCGGTTCCGGCGACCCAGAAAGCGCTCAAGCGTGCCGGTCTGACCATCGCCGACATCGACTTCTTCGAGCTCAACGAAGCCTTCGCCGCGCAGGCCCTGCCGGTGCTCAAGGACCTCAAGGTGCTCGACCAGATGAACGAAAAGGTCAACCTGCACGGCGGTGCGATCGCCCTGGGCCATCCTTTCGGTTGCTCCGGTGCCCGTATTTCAGGCACGCTGCTCAACGTCATGAAGCAGAATGGCGGCACGCTGGGCGTGGCGACCATGTGCGTCGGCCTTGGCCAAGGCATCACCACGGTGTTCGAGCGCGTTTGA
- a CDS encoding PasA protein, producing the protein MAQELYTRTNQKLFFAGLALESMGKAQASQAMNAQGLVQAEREAAVFHLYGALLGLCQEIAGFYRLTPSAEPRVEALLAEPALRDLAIPEVAELLELAHNRETWLACLLRTYNGLYLPAQAKKASKGDVTQPLIQAINLDEPASPVVSREELEHWRHSLKDVVRRFRDALSEC; encoded by the coding sequence ATGGCCCAGGAACTCTACACCCGTACCAACCAGAAACTGTTCTTCGCCGGGCTGGCCCTGGAATCCATGGGCAAGGCACAGGCAAGCCAGGCCATGAACGCACAGGGCTTGGTTCAGGCCGAGCGGGAAGCGGCCGTCTTCCACCTGTACGGCGCCTTGTTGGGATTGTGTCAGGAGATTGCCGGCTTTTACCGTCTGACGCCGTCTGCAGAACCCCGCGTCGAGGCGCTGCTTGCCGAGCCGGCGCTGCGTGATCTTGCCATCCCCGAAGTGGCCGAGCTGCTCGAGTTGGCCCACAACCGCGAAACCTGGCTGGCCTGCCTGCTGCGCACCTACAACGGTTTGTACCTGCCAGCGCAGGCGAAGAAGGCATCCAAGGGGGATGTGACCCAACCCCTGATCCAGGCGATCAACCTGGATGAGCCCGCCTCCCCGGTGGTATCGCGCGAAGAGCTGGAGCACTGGCGGCACAGCCTGAAAGACGTGGTTCGACGTTTCCGCGACGCGCTCAGTGAGTGCTGA
- a CDS encoding LexA family transcriptional regulator: MLKLTPRQAEILAFIKRCLEDNGFPPTRAEIAQELGFKSPNAAEEHLKALARKGAIEMTPGASRGIRIPGADTKEEPGLPVVGRVAAGAPILAQQHIEQSCNINPAFFHPRADYLLRVHGMSMKDVGIYDGDLLAVHTCREARNGQIVVARIGDEVTVKRFKREGTKVWLLAENPDFAPIEVDLKDQDLVIEGLSVGVIRR; encoded by the coding sequence ATGCTGAAACTGACGCCACGCCAAGCCGAAATCCTGGCCTTCATCAAGCGCTGCCTTGAAGACAATGGATTTCCCCCCACTCGCGCCGAGATCGCTCAGGAGCTGGGCTTCAAGTCGCCCAACGCCGCCGAGGAACACCTCAAGGCCCTGGCGCGCAAGGGTGCCATCGAAATGACGCCCGGCGCCTCCCGCGGCATTCGCATCCCCGGCGCAGACACCAAGGAAGAGCCCGGCCTTCCCGTCGTTGGCCGTGTGGCAGCAGGGGCGCCCATCCTGGCCCAGCAACACATCGAGCAGTCCTGCAACATCAACCCCGCTTTCTTCCACCCTCGCGCCGACTACCTGCTGCGGGTGCATGGCATGAGCATGAAGGACGTCGGCATCTACGATGGCGACCTGCTGGCGGTGCACACCTGCCGTGAAGCGCGCAATGGCCAGATCGTCGTGGCACGCATTGGCGACGAAGTGACGGTCAAGCGCTTCAAGCGCGAAGGGACCAAGGTCTGGCTGCTGGCCGAAAACCCGGATTTCGCCCCGATCGAAGTGGACCTCAAGGACCAGGATCTGGTGATCGAAGGCTTGAGCGTCGGCGTGATACGTCGCTGA
- a CDS encoding CDP-glycerol--UDP-pyrophosphoryl-N-acetylglucosaminyl-N-acetylmannosamine glycerophosphotransferase, with product MQPTAQSARPTQLPLFEAFLAQPVLPGFKTREPVAPEYRPEHFSELALRGAQAHCQSLLAPVLRELSEEQDARWLTLIAPPVSLTHAWFREAGLNRERILLLQPRGTQSALQLASEALRLGRSHTVVSWLGNVNAAARQQLVRAAMMGNAQSLNIRFG from the coding sequence ATGCAACCCACCGCACAATCGGCCAGGCCTACACAATTGCCTTTGTTCGAAGCCTTCTTGGCACAACCGGTCCTACCCGGTTTCAAGACTCGGGAGCCTGTGGCGCCCGAGTACCGGCCCGAGCACTTCAGTGAACTGGCCCTGCGCGGTGCGCAGGCCCATTGCCAGAGCCTGCTCGCGCCCGTGCTGCGCGAACTCAGCGAGGAGCAGGATGCACGCTGGCTGACCCTGATCGCGCCACCGGTCAGCCTGACCCACGCCTGGTTCAGGGAGGCGGGGCTGAACCGCGAACGCATTCTGCTGCTGCAACCCCGCGGTACCCAGAGCGCCCTGCAACTGGCCAGCGAAGCCCTGCGTCTGGGCCGTAGCCACACCGTGGTGAGCTGGCTCGGCAACGTCAACGCCGCTGCACGTCAACAGCTTGTCCGCGCCGCCATGATGGGGAATGCACAAAGCCTGAACATCCGCTTCGGCTGA
- a CDS encoding beta-hexosaminidase has translation MPIGLQGSLMVDIAGTWLTAEDRHLLRQPEVAGLIIFARNIDSPRQVRELCASIRAVRPDLILAVDQEGGRVQRLRQGFVRLPAMRDIGECANASSLAEACGWLMATEVLAVGLDLSFAPVLDLDHQRSAVVGRRAFEGDPQRVVELAGAFIDGMNAAGMAACGKHFPGHGWAEADSHVAIPTDERSLDTLRAVDMVPFARLGDQLAAVMPAHVIYPQVDTLPAGFSRRWLQDILRGELGFEGVIFSDDLSMAGAHVVGDAASRIEAALTAGCDMGLVCNDRAAAELALSAAQRLGVRPPPRIARMRGRGTASTDYRAQPRWSAALTALKDAGLVD, from the coding sequence ATGCCCATTGGCCTGCAAGGCTCCCTGATGGTGGACATCGCCGGTACCTGGCTGACCGCCGAGGACCGGCACCTGCTGCGTCAGCCCGAAGTGGCGGGCCTGATCATCTTTGCACGCAACATCGACAGCCCGCGGCAGGTGCGCGAGCTGTGTGCCTCCATCCGCGCCGTGCGCCCTGACCTGATCCTGGCAGTCGATCAGGAAGGCGGGCGCGTCCAGCGCCTGCGTCAGGGTTTCGTGCGGTTGCCCGCCATGCGCGACATCGGTGAGTGCGCCAATGCTTCGTCTCTGGCTGAGGCCTGTGGTTGGCTGATGGCGACCGAGGTGCTGGCGGTGGGCCTGGACTTGAGTTTCGCGCCCGTGCTCGATCTCGACCACCAGCGCAGTGCCGTGGTCGGTCGCCGTGCCTTCGAGGGTGATCCACAGCGTGTGGTGGAGCTGGCCGGCGCATTCATCGACGGCATGAACGCCGCAGGCATGGCGGCTTGTGGCAAGCATTTCCCTGGCCACGGCTGGGCCGAAGCGGACTCGCACGTGGCCATTCCGACCGATGAGCGCAGCCTCGACACGTTGCGAGCGGTGGACATGGTGCCGTTCGCCCGGCTGGGCGATCAACTGGCCGCCGTGATGCCGGCGCACGTCATCTACCCTCAGGTCGACACGCTGCCGGCCGGTTTCTCACGCCGCTGGTTGCAGGACATCCTGCGCGGCGAGCTGGGCTTCGAGGGTGTGATTTTCAGCGACGACCTGTCGATGGCTGGTGCCCATGTGGTCGGCGATGCCGCCAGCCGCATCGAAGCTGCGCTCACGGCCGGGTGCGACATGGGGCTGGTCTGCAATGACCGTGCAGCGGCCGAACTGGCCTTGTCCGCTGCCCAGCGTCTGGGCGTGCGCCCTCCGCCCCGTATCGCCCGCATGCGCGGACGCGGCACGGCCAGTACCGACTACCGTGCACAGCCGCGCTGGTCTGCTGCCCTGACCGCGCTCAAGGATGCTGGCCTGGTCGATTGA
- a CDS encoding 3-hydroxyacyl-[acyl-carrier-protein] dehydratase FabA, which yields MTKQNAFTREDLLRCSRGELFGPGNAQLPAPNMLMVDRITHISAEGGKYGKGELVAELDINPDLWFFACHFEGDPVMPGCLGLDAMWQLVGFFLGWQDLPGRGRALGSGEVKFFGQVLPTAKQVTYNIHIKRVLKGKLNMAIADGSVSVDGREIYTAEGLRVGVFTSTDNF from the coding sequence ATGACCAAACAAAACGCCTTTACCCGGGAAGACCTGCTGCGCTGCAGTCGCGGTGAGCTGTTCGGCCCAGGTAATGCGCAACTGCCCGCCCCCAACATGCTGATGGTCGACCGCATCACGCACATCAGTGCCGAAGGTGGCAAGTATGGCAAGGGTGAGCTGGTCGCCGAGCTGGACATCAATCCTGACCTGTGGTTCTTCGCCTGCCATTTCGAAGGCGACCCGGTGATGCCAGGCTGCCTGGGCCTGGACGCCATGTGGCAGCTGGTCGGTTTCTTCCTCGGCTGGCAGGACCTGCCAGGCCGTGGCCGTGCGCTGGGTTCGGGCGAAGTGAAATTCTTCGGCCAGGTCCTGCCGACCGCCAAGCAGGTGACCTACAACATTCACATCAAGCGCGTGCTCAAAGGCAAGCTGAACATGGCCATCGCCGATGGTTCGGTCAGCGTCGACGGCCGCGAGATCTACACCGCCGAAGGCCTGCGGGTCGGCGTGTTCACCTCCACTGACAACTTCTAA
- a CDS encoding 5-oxo-L-prolinase produces MRGKTLTLMTLAILLCQPALGREYRYSDAHLHYVDFFQESEGMPALLKAMDAAGIEHSMISGIPVAKKWHEDEPKRPRYYAGDDAAAYWYSATDVYVAAALQELPPEQRRRFHPFLSGFNPVDKNAAAHVERMLDLYPGLWQGLGEVFTRHDDLTALTSGDTPRANNEAMDLIYTLAAKRDLPVLVHSNITSKRERNPLYLAEIEEPLGKHPNTRFIWAHAGASLEIHRHQTQMAFLLPEVTRLLEQHANLFIDLSWSMREPYLLDEQGKPRQAWVDLVKRFPDRFMVGSDVVGRFGSLGEQMHGFDVFLDALPEPVARRVAKDNFLALLPTAK; encoded by the coding sequence ATGCGCGGCAAGACCCTGACCCTGATGACGCTGGCCATCCTGCTGTGCCAGCCAGCCCTGGGGCGTGAGTACCGTTACAGTGACGCCCATCTGCACTACGTGGACTTCTTTCAGGAAAGCGAAGGCATGCCGGCGCTGTTGAAGGCCATGGATGCTGCCGGCATCGAGCACTCGATGATTTCAGGCATCCCCGTAGCGAAGAAATGGCACGAAGACGAACCCAAGCGTCCGCGTTACTACGCCGGTGACGATGCGGCGGCGTACTGGTACAGCGCCACGGACGTGTATGTGGCGGCTGCCCTACAAGAGTTGCCACCTGAGCAGCGCCGGCGCTTTCATCCCTTTCTGAGCGGTTTCAACCCTGTCGACAAGAACGCCGCCGCCCATGTCGAGCGCATGCTCGACCTGTATCCGGGGCTGTGGCAGGGCCTGGGCGAGGTCTTCACGCGACACGACGACCTGACGGCCTTGACCAGTGGCGACACGCCACGGGCCAACAACGAAGCGATGGACCTGATCTACACGCTGGCCGCCAAGCGCGACCTGCCCGTGCTGGTGCACTCGAACATCACGTCCAAGCGCGAGCGCAACCCGTTGTACCTGGCCGAGATCGAAGAGCCGCTGGGCAAGCACCCGAACACGCGTTTCATCTGGGCCCACGCCGGTGCCAGCCTGGAAATCCACCGTCACCAGACGCAGATGGCGTTCCTGTTGCCCGAGGTCACCCGGTTGCTGGAGCAACATGCCAACCTGTTCATCGACCTGTCCTGGAGCATGCGTGAACCCTACCTGCTGGATGAGCAGGGCAAGCCTCGTCAAGCCTGGGTCGACCTGGTCAAGCGCTTTCCCGATCGTTTCATGGTGGGTTCGGACGTGGTCGGTCGCTTCGGCAGCCTGGGCGAGCAGATGCACGGCTTCGACGTATTCCTCGATGCGCTGCCCGAGCCTGTGGCACGCCGAGTCGCCAAGGACAACTTCCTGGCGCTGCTGCCCACGGCCAAGTGA
- a CDS encoding beta-ketoacyl-ACP synthase I (FabB, beta-Ketoacyl-ACP synthase I, KASI; catalyzes a condensation reaction in fatty acid biosynthesis: addition of an acyl acceptor of two carbons from malonyl-ACP; required for the elongation of short-chain unsaturated acyl-ACP), translating to MRRVVITGLGIVSCLGNDKATVTENLRNSRPGIRFNPEYKEMGLRSQVSGSIDLNLEELIDRKVFRFVGHAAAYAYLAMADAIKDSGLSEEQVSNPRTGLIAGSGGASTLNQMEALDILREKGVKRVGPYRVTRTMSSTVSACLATPFKIKGLNYSIASACATSAHCIGTAMEQIQMGKQDIVFAGGGEEEHWSQSFLFDAMGALSSKRNETPELASRAYDADRDGFVIAGGGGMVVVEELEHALARGAKIYAEIVGYGATSDGYDMVAPSGEGAVRCMQMALSTVDTPIDYLNTHGTSTPVGDVAEMKGVRELFGDKAPKISSTKSLSGHSLGAAGVHEAIYCMLMMENNFIAGSANIDELDPAVADLPIARQTEENAKIDTVMSNSFGFGGTNATLVLKRWQGQ from the coding sequence ATGCGCCGCGTCGTTATCACTGGTCTGGGCATCGTATCGTGCCTGGGCAATGACAAAGCTACCGTCACCGAAAACCTGCGCAACAGCCGTCCGGGCATTCGTTTCAACCCGGAATACAAGGAAATGGGGCTGCGTAGCCAGGTGTCCGGCTCGATCGACCTCAACCTCGAAGAACTGATCGACCGCAAGGTCTTCCGCTTCGTCGGTCACGCTGCCGCCTACGCCTACCTGGCGATGGCCGATGCGATCAAGGACTCGGGCCTGAGCGAAGAGCAGGTGTCGAACCCGCGTACCGGCCTGATCGCCGGTTCCGGCGGCGCGTCGACCCTGAACCAGATGGAAGCGCTGGACATCCTGCGCGAGAAAGGCGTCAAGCGCGTCGGCCCCTACCGGGTCACCCGCACCATGAGCAGCACGGTCTCGGCCTGCCTGGCCACGCCGTTCAAGATCAAGGGCCTGAACTACTCCATCGCCTCGGCCTGCGCCACCAGCGCGCACTGCATCGGCACCGCCATGGAGCAGATCCAGATGGGCAAGCAGGACATCGTCTTCGCCGGTGGTGGCGAGGAAGAGCACTGGAGCCAGTCGTTCCTGTTCGATGCCATGGGCGCCCTGTCGAGCAAGCGCAACGAGACGCCTGAACTGGCCTCCCGTGCCTACGACGCAGACCGCGACGGCTTCGTCATCGCGGGCGGCGGCGGCATGGTGGTGGTCGAGGAACTCGAGCATGCCCTGGCCCGTGGCGCGAAGATCTACGCCGAAATCGTGGGCTACGGCGCCACGTCCGACGGTTACGACATGGTCGCCCCGAGCGGTGAAGGCGCCGTGCGCTGCATGCAGATGGCACTGTCCACCGTCGACACCCCCATCGACTACCTGAACACCCACGGCACCTCCACGCCAGTGGGCGACGTCGCCGAGATGAAGGGCGTGCGCGAACTGTTCGGCGACAAGGCACCGAAGATCAGCTCGACCAAGAGCCTGTCCGGCCACTCGCTGGGCGCTGCCGGTGTGCACGAGGCGATCTACTGCATGCTGATGATGGAGAACAACTTCATCGCCGGCTCGGCCAACATCGACGAGCTGGACCCTGCGGTTGCCGATCTGCCGATCGCTCGCCAGACCGAAGAAAACGCCAAGATCGACACGGTCATGAGCAACAGCTTCGGCTTCGGCGGCACCAATGCCACGCTGGTGCTCAAGCGCTGGCAGGGTCAGTAA